The following proteins are encoded in a genomic region of Phalacrocorax carbo chromosome 2, bPhaCar2.1, whole genome shotgun sequence:
- the PRELID3A gene encoding PRELI domain containing protein 3A isoform X2 produces MKIWSSEHVFGHPWDTVIKAAMRKYPNPMNPCVVGVDVLDRSLDNQGRLHSHRLLSTEWGLPNIVKAILGTSRTLTYIEEHSVVDPVEKKMELCSTNITLTNLVSVDERLVYTPHPENPEKTVLTQEAIITVKGISLSSYLESLMANTISSNARKLFQFLSIIELSPCLWSTVRQCKQRHIL; encoded by the exons ATGAAGATCTGGAGCTCGGAGCACGTGTTCGG GCACCCCTGGGATACAGTGATCAAAGCTGCTATGAGAAAGTACCCTAACCCAATGAATCCATGTGTGGTAGGAGTAGATGTCCTCGACAGAAGCCTGGATAATCAGGGGAGGCTGCATAGTCACCGTCTTCTCAGCACAGAGTGGGGATTGCCAAATATTGTAAAAGCG ATTTTAGGAACAAGTAGAACTCTGACTTACATTGAGGAACATTCTGTGGTAGatccagtggaaaaaaagatggaGCTTTGCTCAACTAAT attACTCTCACAAACTTGGTGTCTGTTGATGAGAGACTGGTTTACACACCTCATCCTGAAAACCCTGAAAA AACTGTGCTAACTCAAGAAGCAATTATTACTGTTAAAGGCATTAGCTTGAGCAGTTATCTGGAAAGCTTAATGGCAAACACAATATCTTCTAATGCCAGAAag TTGTTCCAGTTCCTGTCCATTATTGAGCTGTCTCCTTGCCTTTGGTCGACAGTAAGGCAGTGTAAGCAGAGGCATATTCTTTGA
- the PRELID3A gene encoding PRELI domain containing protein 3A isoform X3 codes for MKIWSSEHVFGHPWDTVIKAAMRKYPNPMNPCVVGVDVLDRSLDNQGRLHSHRLLSTEWGLPNIVKAILGTSRTLTYIEEHSVVDPVEKKMELCSTNITLTNLVSVDERLVYTPHPENPEKTVLTQEAIITVKGISLSSYLESLMANTISSNARKGWDAIEWIIQNSESALS; via the exons ATGAAGATCTGGAGCTCGGAGCACGTGTTCGG GCACCCCTGGGATACAGTGATCAAAGCTGCTATGAGAAAGTACCCTAACCCAATGAATCCATGTGTGGTAGGAGTAGATGTCCTCGACAGAAGCCTGGATAATCAGGGGAGGCTGCATAGTCACCGTCTTCTCAGCACAGAGTGGGGATTGCCAAATATTGTAAAAGCG ATTTTAGGAACAAGTAGAACTCTGACTTACATTGAGGAACATTCTGTGGTAGatccagtggaaaaaaagatggaGCTTTGCTCAACTAAT attACTCTCACAAACTTGGTGTCTGTTGATGAGAGACTGGTTTACACACCTCATCCTGAAAACCCTGAAAA AACTGTGCTAACTCAAGAAGCAATTATTACTGTTAAAGGCATTAGCTTGAGCAGTTATCTGGAAAGCTTAATGGCAAACACAATATCTTCTAATGCCAGAAag GGGTGGGATGCTATTGAGTGGATAATTCAAAATTCTGAAAGCGCTCTAAGCTAG
- the PRELID3A gene encoding PRELI domain containing protein 3A isoform X1, giving the protein MKIWSSEHVFGHPWDTVIKAAMRKYPNPMNPCVVGVDVLDRSLDNQGRLHSHRLLSTEWGLPNIVKAILGTSRTLTYIEEHSVVDPVEKKMELCSTNITLTNLVSVDERLVYTPHPENPEKTVLTQEAIITVKGISLSSYLESLMANTISSNARKGRDALEWVISKLNTELEELKSTREGMKPAMAAASTEN; this is encoded by the exons ATGAAGATCTGGAGCTCGGAGCACGTGTTCGG GCACCCCTGGGATACAGTGATCAAAGCTGCTATGAGAAAGTACCCTAACCCAATGAATCCATGTGTGGTAGGAGTAGATGTCCTCGACAGAAGCCTGGATAATCAGGGGAGGCTGCATAGTCACCGTCTTCTCAGCACAGAGTGGGGATTGCCAAATATTGTAAAAGCG ATTTTAGGAACAAGTAGAACTCTGACTTACATTGAGGAACATTCTGTGGTAGatccagtggaaaaaaagatggaGCTTTGCTCAACTAAT attACTCTCACAAACTTGGTGTCTGTTGATGAGAGACTGGTTTACACACCTCATCCTGAAAACCCTGAAAA AACTGTGCTAACTCAAGAAGCAATTATTACTGTTAAAGGCATTAGCTTGAGCAGTTATCTGGAAAGCTTAATGGCAAACACAATATCTTCTAATGCCAGAAag GGTCGGGATGCCCTGGAGTGGGTGATCAGCAAACTAAACACAGAACTGGAGGAGCTGAAGTCAACACGCGAGGGCATGAAACCAGCCATGGCAGCAGCGTCAACAGAAAACTAA